Proteins encoded within one genomic window of Amycolatopsis sp. 2-15:
- a CDS encoding type I restriction-modification system subunit M, with translation MSTLGSFIWSIADQLRGPYRPNQYGNVILPLTILRRLDCILEPDRETVRALAAEYDNPNRLKIEIKKATGRPFYNTSNYSFANLLADADGLADNLADYIDRFSPDVDVFEYFDFKKEILALEKAELLREVITSFKAIDLHPGKVSNADMGDAFEYIIRKFNEAANETSGDHYTPRDAIRLLVDLLFAEKDVDLTEAGIVRTLYDPTAGTGGMLALAEEHLLAQNPDAKLSLYGQEYNPQSYAICKSDLLAKGHDATNIAFGNTLTDDAFKGRQFDFCMSNPPYGVDWKQYAKTVTNERDSAGPYGRFAPGLPATSDGQMLFLLHLAHKMRAPEDGGGRVGIVMNGSPLFNGAAESGPSNIRKWLLENDLVDTIVALPTNMFFNTGIATYIWILDNTKHPDRKGLVQLIDGSSFWTKMRKNLGSKGREISDADRAEVVKLYADFTAADPDYSKALRNDEFGYWTITVERPLLDHDGKPIVDRKGKPKPDPKKRDTENVPFTHGGSTAGAAGKVEVIQAYFDAEVKPHVPDAWIDWAKVKTGYEIPFTRHFYKYVLPRPLAEIDADLEKQVAKILDLLREVEQ, from the coding sequence GTGAGCACCCTTGGAAGCTTCATCTGGTCGATCGCCGACCAGCTTCGGGGCCCCTACCGTCCCAACCAATACGGCAACGTGATCCTCCCGCTCACGATCCTGCGCCGCCTCGACTGCATCCTTGAGCCCGACCGTGAGACGGTGCGCGCGCTGGCGGCTGAGTACGACAACCCCAACCGGCTCAAGATCGAAATCAAGAAAGCCACCGGCCGGCCGTTCTACAACACCTCGAACTACTCGTTCGCCAACCTGCTGGCTGACGCCGACGGGCTGGCGGACAACCTGGCCGACTACATCGACCGATTCTCGCCCGATGTCGACGTGTTCGAGTACTTCGACTTCAAGAAGGAGATCCTCGCGTTAGAGAAGGCGGAGCTGCTGCGCGAGGTCATCACGTCCTTCAAGGCCATCGACCTGCATCCGGGCAAGGTATCGAACGCCGACATGGGCGATGCGTTCGAGTACATCATCCGCAAGTTCAACGAGGCCGCAAACGAGACCTCCGGTGATCACTACACCCCGCGGGACGCGATCCGGCTGCTGGTCGACCTGCTCTTCGCCGAGAAGGATGTCGACCTGACCGAGGCGGGCATCGTCCGCACGCTGTACGACCCCACCGCGGGCACCGGCGGCATGCTCGCTTTGGCCGAGGAGCACCTGCTCGCGCAGAACCCCGATGCGAAGCTGAGCCTGTACGGTCAGGAGTACAACCCGCAGTCGTACGCAATCTGCAAGTCCGATCTGCTGGCCAAGGGCCATGACGCGACCAACATCGCCTTCGGCAACACCCTGACCGATGATGCGTTCAAGGGCCGCCAGTTCGACTTCTGCATGTCCAACCCGCCATACGGCGTCGACTGGAAGCAGTACGCCAAGACAGTCACGAACGAGCGCGACTCCGCGGGCCCCTATGGCCGGTTCGCCCCCGGCCTCCCTGCTACCTCGGACGGGCAGATGCTCTTCCTGCTCCACCTGGCCCACAAGATGCGCGCCCCCGAGGACGGCGGCGGCCGGGTCGGCATCGTCATGAACGGCTCGCCGCTCTTCAACGGCGCCGCCGAATCAGGCCCCTCCAACATCCGCAAGTGGCTGCTGGAGAACGACCTGGTCGATACGATCGTCGCGCTGCCGACGAACATGTTCTTCAATACCGGCATCGCCACCTACATCTGGATCCTCGACAACACCAAGCACCCCGACCGGAAGGGCCTGGTCCAGCTCATCGACGGTTCGTCGTTCTGGACCAAGATGCGCAAGAATCTCGGCTCCAAGGGCCGCGAGATCAGCGACGCCGACCGCGCCGAGGTCGTGAAGTTGTACGCGGACTTCACCGCCGCTGACCCTGACTACTCCAAGGCACTGCGCAACGACGAGTTCGGCTACTGGACCATCACCGTCGAGCGCCCGTTGCTGGACCACGACGGGAAGCCAATCGTGGACCGCAAGGGCAAGCCCAAGCCGGACCCGAAGAAGCGCGACACTGAGAACGTCCCGTTCACCCACGGCGGCTCGACCGCCGGCGCGGCCGGCAAGGTCGAGGTCATCCAGGCCTACTTCGACGCCGAGGTGAAGCCGCACGTCCCCGACGCCTGGATCGACTGGGCCAAGGTCAAGACCGGCTACGAGATCCCTTTTACCCGCCACTTTTACAAGTACGTCCTACCTCGCCCCCTCGCCGAGATCGACGCCGACCTGGAGAAGCAGGTCGCCAAGATCCTCGACCTCCTGCGTGAGGTAGAGCAGTGA
- a CDS encoding tetratricopeptide repeat protein, producing MAETNLQAVRKHLGYKADEVIRMLLRRADTLAVPVMSATSLKTKLSRWENGREAVSQPYRRLFRDIYGRTSEELGFPEEEANDEADELISRLALARSVDSEIVEVFKRQVDQARHVDRRLGGLSQLDQLRSNIDQLQGLLGFSTMNGQRQALAGVLTEASALAGWEALDRNAIRQAWEHHETAKAAAREAGSPILLAHSTAQQAFILIDLGEVQAAVGQLAEARALADRSAPPVLRAWMAAAHGEGLSAAGQRDDALRAFDAASAHLPTDPVDPALPFLFLGGAHLDRWRGNALSKLGEPDAIQQLTTALPLVPPDFVRARTGMLVDLAFAYAAAGDRDATLAHARQARRLAAQIKSDRQLHRLSGLILPGSTSSVA from the coding sequence ATGGCTGAGACCAACCTTCAGGCAGTCCGCAAGCATCTCGGCTACAAGGCCGATGAGGTCATCAGGATGCTGCTCCGCCGCGCCGACACGCTCGCGGTGCCTGTCATGTCGGCAACGAGCCTCAAGACCAAGCTCTCGCGCTGGGAGAACGGACGAGAGGCGGTCAGCCAGCCGTACCGTCGGCTCTTCCGTGACATCTATGGCCGCACCAGCGAAGAACTCGGCTTCCCTGAGGAGGAAGCGAACGACGAAGCAGACGAACTGATCTCGCGGCTCGCGCTTGCCCGCTCAGTTGACTCAGAGATCGTCGAGGTCTTCAAGCGACAGGTAGATCAGGCGCGGCACGTCGACCGACGTCTCGGCGGCCTGTCACAGCTCGACCAACTGCGCAGCAACATCGACCAGCTTCAAGGCTTGCTTGGTTTCAGCACGATGAACGGGCAACGCCAGGCACTGGCCGGCGTCCTGACTGAGGCATCGGCGCTGGCTGGCTGGGAAGCGCTCGACCGCAATGCCATCCGGCAAGCGTGGGAGCATCACGAGACAGCCAAGGCTGCCGCGCGTGAAGCAGGGTCACCCATCCTGCTAGCGCATTCGACCGCGCAACAGGCGTTCATCCTCATTGACCTTGGCGAGGTCCAAGCAGCCGTCGGACAGCTCGCGGAGGCACGTGCGCTTGCGGACCGCTCGGCACCGCCCGTGCTGCGCGCGTGGATGGCAGCAGCTCATGGGGAAGGCCTTTCGGCGGCGGGCCAGCGAGACGACGCGCTGCGAGCGTTCGACGCGGCGAGCGCGCACCTGCCAACCGACCCCGTGGACCCGGCGTTGCCGTTCCTGTTTCTGGGCGGCGCGCACCTCGATCGGTGGCGTGGCAACGCGTTGAGCAAGCTCGGCGAGCCGGATGCGATCCAGCAACTCACCACGGCTTTGCCTCTCGTACCGCCGGACTTCGTTCGTGCCAGGACAGGCATGCTGGTTGACCTGGCATTCGCCTACGCGGCGGCTGGTGACCGTGACGCCACGCTCGCCCACGCGCGGCAGGCCCGGCGGCTTGCCGCGCAGATCAAGTCCGATCGGCAGCTGCACCGTCTCAGTGGTCTGATCTTGCCGGGGAGCACTTCCAGTGTCGCATGA
- a CDS encoding restriction endonuclease subunit S, with protein MEKIDERIPGIDLPLMSVSQTRGVIRRSELTDAPPRAESLDNYKVCRANDIVFNKMSIRAGAMGVAAEDGLVTYHYEVMRPREGTDPHFIAYLMKSSWFTEELIKRERGIGAGDQANVRTTEVPFSVLKTIDAYIPGYDEQRAIADYLDRETARIDTLIEEQQRLIEMLRERRAAVLSAAFDAGPSTEVTKVGRLLAARPSYGVLVPRYVDEAEGVPFVRVGDLLNLTPERPMLAIVPEQSDEYSRTKIVGGEVLLGVVGKMGQAALAPHWLAGANVARAVAVLRCKDPAVAPLLCAWLGSNNFLYQAELATSGDSIQPTLGMKDLARFDINLPTDPNAAADLASRLAKIDTLITETKRFIELSKERRAALITAAVTGQIDVREMA; from the coding sequence ATGGAGAAGATCGACGAGCGCATCCCCGGCATTGACCTTCCGCTCATGTCTGTATCCCAGACGCGGGGCGTCATCCGGCGAAGTGAGTTGACGGACGCCCCCCCACGGGCTGAGTCCCTCGACAACTACAAGGTGTGCCGGGCCAACGACATCGTCTTCAACAAGATGAGCATCCGCGCCGGCGCCATGGGCGTCGCGGCCGAGGACGGTCTGGTGACCTACCACTACGAGGTCATGCGACCGCGCGAAGGAACGGACCCGCACTTCATCGCCTACCTAATGAAGTCATCGTGGTTCACCGAGGAGCTCATCAAGCGCGAGCGGGGGATCGGCGCAGGCGACCAGGCCAACGTTCGGACCACGGAGGTGCCGTTCTCGGTCCTGAAGACGATCGATGCCTACATTCCCGGCTACGACGAGCAGCGCGCCATCGCCGACTACCTCGACCGCGAGACCGCCCGCATCGACACGCTCATCGAGGAGCAGCAGCGCCTGATCGAGATGCTCCGCGAGCGGCGTGCTGCAGTCCTCTCCGCAGCGTTCGATGCCGGCCCCTCAACCGAGGTAACCAAGGTCGGACGGTTGCTGGCGGCCCGCCCGTCGTACGGCGTGCTGGTGCCGAGGTACGTAGACGAGGCGGAGGGTGTTCCGTTTGTTCGGGTCGGCGACCTTCTGAACCTCACCCCGGAGCGGCCGATGCTGGCGATCGTGCCGGAGCAGTCGGACGAGTATTCCCGTACGAAGATCGTCGGCGGCGAAGTGCTTCTCGGCGTTGTCGGCAAGATGGGACAGGCTGCGCTCGCACCTCACTGGCTCGCGGGCGCGAACGTGGCGCGGGCGGTGGCAGTACTACGTTGCAAAGACCCGGCTGTGGCTCCCCTCCTGTGCGCCTGGCTCGGATCGAACAACTTCCTGTATCAGGCTGAGTTGGCGACGAGCGGAGACAGCATTCAGCCCACACTCGGTATGAAGGACCTCGCGCGGTTCGACATCAACCTGCCTACTGATCCCAACGCGGCCGCTGACCTCGCTAGCCGGTTGGCGAAGATCGACACGCTCATCACCGAGACTAAGCGGTTCATCGAGCTCTCGAAGGAACGACGGGCGGCGCTAATTACGGCGGCGGTGACAGGGCAGATTGACGTACGGGAGATGGCGTGA
- a CDS encoding IS3 family transposase, which produces MPWVRLPGRGPRAPPRRVRGHRPRSTSCGPAVRLYRESDPKPVIRKLAEQLGVHHEALRNWIRQDEADRGERAGQPTSEMAEENKQVGSTRQDRRATPAPDLVNRDFTAVEPNRLWVANATRIVTGQGVFWLAAVRDAFSNRIVGWKCSDRCDTELLLGALEYAVWSRQVREGQLIHHSDRGSTYTAFRFSNRLADNGITRSMGTVGDRYDNALMENFFSTLKTELVYRTSWRTREEAENTLFAYIDGWYNTQRIQKQLGWRSPAEYEASYHQPVPARTR; this is translated from the coding sequence ATGCCATGGGTGCGGCTGCCTGGGCGCGGGCCACGCGCGCCGCCTCGTCGAGTTCGTGGGCATCGACCACGGTCGACGAGCTGTGGGCCCGCGGTCCGGCTCTACCGCGAGTCTGATCCGAAACCGGTGATCCGCAAGCTGGCCGAGCAACTCGGCGTACACCACGAGGCGCTGCGGAACTGGATACGCCAGGACGAAGCCGACCGCGGCGAACGAGCCGGTCAGCCGACCAGCGAGATGGCCGAGGAGAACAAGCAGGTCGGGTCCACTCGGCAGGATCGGCGGGCCACGCCGGCGCCGGATCTGGTCAACCGGGACTTCACCGCGGTCGAGCCGAATCGGTTGTGGGTGGCCAACGCGACCCGGATTGTGACTGGTCAGGGGGTGTTTTGGCTCGCTGCTGTCCGGGATGCGTTCTCCAACCGAATCGTGGGTTGGAAGTGCTCAGATCGCTGCGACACCGAGCTGTTGCTCGGCGCGTTGGAGTATGCGGTGTGGTCACGGCAGGTCCGGGAAGGCCAGTTGATCCACCATTCGGACAGAGGATCGACCTATACGGCGTTCCGGTTCTCGAATCGGTTGGCGGACAACGGGATCACGCGGTCGATGGGAACGGTCGGCGACCGTTACGACAACGCGTTGATGGAAAACTTCTTCTCCACGCTCAAGACCGAGTTGGTCTATCGAACCAGTTGGCGGACAAGAGAAGAAGCCGAGAACACCCTGTTCGCCTATATTGATGGGTGGTATAACACCCAGCGGATACAGAAGCAGCTGGGCTGGCGCTCGCCCGCCGAGTACGAGGCCAGCTACCATCAACCGGTCCCCGCCCGAACCAGATAA
- a CDS encoding transposase family protein, with protein sequence MQVISASRSEWIVPFTGLEPGQFRKLVRVVAKRGGDDIADGRPGRQWRLDLADRVLLVATYWRTNLTMRQIGPLFGVSHSAAHRVIDTIGPLLALAPVRKRRIDSVAIVDGTLVPTRDHRLAAPSKNYRYSANVQVAIDADTRLVIATGDAHPGNRNDCTVYHDSGIEQELAGRPVMADGGYQGNPAVIMPYRKPHDGSDLPDWKEDLNAGHRKIRARVEHALARMKCWKILRDYRRAASTLNDTVSGIAHLHNIHLAD encoded by the coding sequence GTGCAGGTGATCTCGGCGTCGCGGTCGGAGTGGATTGTTCCGTTCACGGGGTTGGAGCCGGGTCAGTTCCGGAAGTTGGTGCGGGTCGTGGCGAAGCGTGGTGGTGACGACATTGCTGATGGTCGTCCTGGTCGTCAGTGGCGTCTTGATCTGGCTGATCGTGTGTTGCTGGTGGCGACGTACTGGCGGACGAACCTGACGATGCGACAGATCGGACCATTGTTCGGGGTGTCGCATTCCGCGGCGCACCGGGTGATCGACACGATTGGCCCGCTGCTGGCGCTGGCTCCGGTCCGCAAGCGGCGGATCGACTCGGTGGCGATCGTTGATGGCACCTTGGTGCCGACGCGGGATCACCGGCTGGCGGCGCCCTCGAAGAACTACCGGTACTCGGCGAACGTGCAGGTCGCGATCGACGCGGACACCCGGTTGGTGATCGCCACCGGGGACGCGCATCCGGGTAACCGCAATGACTGCACCGTCTACCACGACTCCGGTATCGAGCAGGAGTTGGCGGGGCGCCCGGTGATGGCCGACGGCGGCTACCAAGGCAACCCGGCCGTGATCATGCCCTACCGCAAACCCCATGACGGCAGCGATCTCCCAGACTGGAAAGAAGACCTCAACGCCGGCCACCGCAAAATCCGTGCCCGCGTCGAACACGCCCTGGCCCGGATGAAGTGCTGGAAAATCCTGCGCGACTACCGCCGCGCCGCCAGCACCCTCAACGACACAGTCTCCGGCATCGCCCACCTCCACAACATCCACCTCGCAGACTGA
- a CDS encoding helix-turn-helix domain-containing protein: MTKKTPDAGRPAFYTPAEAAWILGVDRNEVHRAIRVGTLRAERRRSRLVVAAAELRRVLDGGAR, from the coding sequence ATGACTAAGAAGACTCCTGACGCCGGTCGACCGGCGTTCTACACCCCGGCCGAAGCCGCGTGGATTCTCGGCGTCGACCGCAACGAAGTGCACCGCGCCATCCGAGTCGGCACGCTCCGCGCGGAGCGTCGCCGCTCCCGGCTTGTCGTCGCCGCCGCCGAGTTGCGGCGTGTGCTGGACGGCGGTGCGCGATGA
- a CDS encoding WhiB family transcriptional regulator — MTEYDYKEMAARLDRYADVPHDVLIAVVTRDGLCFWAFDRTDLPRLCGDCAPDRELAAGMCAGCPVIDECRELDLRTAGPDTVGVWGALPDTDRRALYPVWLHRREGGEAR, encoded by the coding sequence ATGACCGAATACGACTACAAGGAGATGGCGGCCCGACTCGATCGGTATGCCGACGTGCCACACGACGTGCTGATCGCGGTAGTGACCAGGGACGGTCTGTGTTTCTGGGCATTCGACCGCACCGACCTGCCCCGGTTGTGCGGCGACTGCGCACCGGACAGGGAATTGGCCGCCGGCATGTGCGCAGGGTGTCCGGTGATCGATGAGTGCCGAGAACTCGACTTGCGCACGGCCGGGCCGGACACGGTCGGAGTGTGGGGCGCGCTGCCGGACACCGATCGGCGTGCCCTGTACCCGGTGTGGCTTCACCGCCGCGAAGGTGGTGAGGCGCGATGA
- a CDS encoding GmrSD restriction endonuclease domain-containing protein yields the protein MTDSQDRPAFRDPKPSPERITQLAQRVLDGDILLPRFQRNFVWKRAQILELLDSIRRNYPIGSMLLWQSRQVLTSERSIADLTISERKPDYPVNYLLDGQQRLSTICGALYWNGSKADSVWNIAYDLKNKNFLHLSSLDEPPLHIIPTRRLSKPSDYFSRTVGLPSELQDEAKSLFDRFTDYQTAIVTLGDMSLKDVGPVFERINSTGTRLTVVDLMRAATWSPEFDLVDQIDNILQGLDPKHFGGLDHKTILRGVAASAGFGFSSEDMDALRDLSVEKLKAVTQDTKEAALKAADFLSTQIGVPGNSALPYTNQFAVLTEIFRLIKSPTTSQYAAIRSWFWKTTFSSYFGGWNTGNMASDLAAVQFFAKGAAEIANSSVPPQESVWRLRDFRSNSATSKMLAIMLAHEKPVDLLTGQRIDVGKSLSWANDKEFHHFFPRNYIAQSKAVMPPANKVANIIMLTSDSNIKISDKAPSEYLNMIQNEMGKEELQARLAKSLVPPAALEAALQDDYDEFLRLRSHELQQRAVLLTGETDGVPIPPAGEADQDRQDDEDVDPSA from the coding sequence ATGACTGACAGTCAAGACAGGCCTGCCTTTAGAGACCCGAAGCCGTCGCCTGAACGTATCACGCAACTCGCACAGCGGGTTCTCGATGGAGATATCCTACTTCCGCGATTTCAACGAAACTTTGTGTGGAAGCGTGCGCAGATTCTGGAACTTCTTGACTCCATAAGGCGAAACTACCCAATTGGCAGCATGCTCCTCTGGCAGTCGCGTCAAGTCCTCACCAGCGAGAGATCAATAGCCGACCTGACAATATCCGAACGTAAGCCGGACTATCCAGTGAACTATCTCCTCGACGGGCAGCAGCGACTTTCAACGATCTGCGGAGCTCTATACTGGAACGGAAGCAAGGCGGATAGCGTATGGAATATCGCGTACGATCTAAAGAATAAAAATTTCCTACACCTCTCTTCACTCGACGAACCGCCTCTCCATATAATCCCGACGCGAAGGCTTTCGAAACCGTCCGATTACTTCAGTAGAACAGTCGGATTGCCTTCTGAGCTCCAGGACGAAGCGAAATCACTCTTCGACCGCTTCACCGACTACCAAACAGCAATCGTCACCCTCGGCGACATGTCACTCAAGGATGTCGGGCCCGTTTTTGAGCGGATCAACAGCACAGGAACGCGACTAACGGTAGTAGACCTTATGCGGGCAGCTACCTGGTCGCCAGAGTTTGACTTGGTAGACCAGATTGATAATATCCTCCAGGGTCTCGATCCTAAGCATTTCGGCGGCCTAGATCATAAGACCATTCTGCGCGGTGTCGCCGCCTCTGCGGGCTTTGGCTTCTCGTCGGAGGACATGGACGCACTGCGCGACCTATCGGTCGAGAAACTCAAAGCAGTCACTCAAGACACAAAGGAAGCCGCGCTGAAGGCTGCCGACTTCCTATCAACACAGATTGGCGTACCTGGCAACTCGGCACTTCCGTACACCAACCAATTTGCTGTGCTAACCGAGATCTTCCGCCTCATAAAGTCTCCAACAACCTCACAGTACGCCGCAATACGCAGTTGGTTCTGGAAGACTACATTTTCCAGCTATTTCGGTGGTTGGAACACTGGAAACATGGCATCGGATTTAGCGGCAGTGCAGTTTTTTGCCAAGGGTGCCGCCGAAATTGCTAACTCCAGTGTGCCACCCCAAGAGTCCGTGTGGAGACTTCGAGACTTTAGATCAAACAGTGCTACGTCAAAGATGCTTGCGATTATGCTGGCGCACGAGAAGCCCGTCGACCTGCTGACGGGACAGCGGATTGATGTCGGCAAGTCACTTTCGTGGGCGAACGATAAGGAATTCCACCACTTCTTCCCCCGCAATTATATCGCGCAATCTAAAGCCGTGATGCCCCCGGCAAATAAGGTGGCCAATATCATTATGCTCACCTCGGATAGCAATATCAAGATTAGCGATAAAGCACCTTCCGAGTATCTGAATATGATTCAAAACGAGATGGGTAAAGAGGAGCTTCAGGCGCGGCTCGCGAAGTCGCTCGTGCCCCCCGCCGCCCTGGAAGCGGCGTTGCAGGATGACTATGATGAGTTTCTCCGCCTTCGATCGCATGAGCTTCAGCAGCGTGCGGTCCTCTTGACAGGCGAGACCGACGGCGTGCCAATTCCTCCCGCCGGTGAAGCTGATCAAGATAGACAAGACGACGAAGATGTCGATCCATCCGCCTAA
- a CDS encoding XRE family transcriptional regulator has protein sequence MSEDWAAVARAINERVQELGWKQRELAERSQVSQAIVREIQNHTVERKRSDRTLEALALALGLHPQHLLALLHGRIPPAPGQPREDMEDAVSARLAVIERRLSDITEQLAALRADIADVLSRPNGR, from the coding sequence GTGTCGGAAGACTGGGCGGCGGTCGCGAGGGCCATCAACGAGCGCGTCCAAGAGCTCGGCTGGAAGCAACGCGAGCTCGCCGAACGCTCGCAGGTCTCTCAGGCGATCGTCCGCGAAATCCAGAACCACACCGTGGAGCGCAAGCGCAGTGACCGGACGCTTGAAGCGCTGGCCTTGGCGCTCGGCCTGCACCCCCAACACCTGCTCGCCCTGCTGCACGGCCGCATACCGCCAGCTCCAGGCCAGCCCCGTGAGGACATGGAAGACGCCGTGTCGGCGCGGCTTGCCGTGATTGAGCGCCGACTGTCCGACATCACTGAACAGCTCGCCGCGCTGCGAGCGGACATCGCCGACGTACTGAGCCGGCCGAACGGGCGCTAG